TCCCTTATCCTTCATTGCCTGAATGACCGTTTCCTGGGGGCATCCAGCAAAGCAATATAGCAGGAGTTGTCCGTTGTCGTCAGTGACGTGGAGTGATGGATTTGTGTCATCGTGAGCTGGACAATTAACCATTGCAGTCCCGTCTGCCATCACTTTTCCGCCACACTTCTCTAAAATTTCCTGAATCGAGCTGCTTATATCGATAGGATTATTACAGCTTGTGTTCAGTTTTGGCGTCATACTCTCTCCTATACGTCTATACTCCCAGGCCCTTGACCTAGTGAGTCTAAGTTTTGGACGTATTTTCGCGAATACGGCAAGCCAAATCGCTCAGCAAGCTTGTCCCACCTGGATCTCCATATTATTGGAGGCAGTTCGTTTTCAATTTTATCCCAACTGACATCAGGCCAACGACTCTTTAGCCATCTTATTAACTGTTCACGGGTGTAATGGACCTGCTGCTTCATTCTGTCTTCCTCCTTTTCATAACTCGTCATTATGAGTCTGGAGGATATACCCACTGAGGAATGACAGTCAGCCTGACACTCCTAGACAAAGCGCAAAAATTCGGTTTTTAACATTCTGATTTTTATCATAAAAAAAGGTGTCCACCCTGACAATTTGCCTGTCTGGGTAGACACCTTTTTGTGGGGCTTAGAAATAGTGTGCTTTTAGTTTAACTATGCAGAGCCTTGAGCATTGAAACGTATTCCTCTACTTGATGCTCAAACCTAGCTGTGTCTACGGATTTATTGTTAATTATCTCTTCCCCCTTGTTTGCCCACCGACCAATACTTCTACTAGAGACTGGATCAAAAATATGGTCCGCAACATCATGATTGCTAAAGTTCCATTTATTATTATCTAGCTTACATTGTTTTCGCTTGATCAAGGCACACATAACTTTTTTTTCTTCATCCTCATCAAGTTGATATTTTTCATTAGTACTCAGTTGTATGCTGATGTCTTTGCACCTTACAGAGAGTTCTTTAATAGCCTGATCTTTCTTTGTTTTATCCGAAACTGTCTCAGATTTTACTTGTTGCCATTCTTGAATTTTCTTATTGACTTGATTCAGTTCTCTAAGCAAATCAAAATCCGCTTCTATACATTTTTCATCTATATACTGCTCAGTGCTGACAGGCGATGATGGAAACCAAAAAACGGGAAGAGGAAGCTTTTGATCCAGGAGAAAGTCTTCAAATTCATTGCAATTAAGATAACAATTATCAATACATATCTCTTGATTCCGGATCATTTCAATATAGTCAGGACCAAAAGCTTCTACTCTCTTGCACTCTCCACTTTGATCTTTTTGGTATAAAGGAAGTCCATCAAGGCCGTGCCATATATGGAGAAGCCTCAATTGAGGTGAATCATCGTATGGAAAAGGCACTCTAAAATTTTGATCTATAGATCTTTTTTCTATCTCTTGATAAGAAAAATAACTTTTATCTAGATCACGAACCTTCACATAGTCTTCAACGCGAAAGCTACATTTGCACCCCTCACAGCAAATTGTCCAAGGAAATTCAACATATGTCCAAGCAGTGGGGTTTTTACAAAGTGGACAATGGAGATTTATCCAAATATATCGCCCTAATTTATCCAGATCTTGTTTAGTTGACTCTACCCATATTTCCGAATCCTTGAATCTGGTCAAAAACTGATCTGGAGTGATGAGACCTGGCTCAATGCCATAATATGGATCTTCCATCATGTGACCCCACACCTCTTCCAATGACATCCATTCTCGGTGTACGTTCACGCTCATATTCGGACTCCAAACTAATTGTAACCCGGACCACAACCACCTTAAGACAATCTCCTTCAGGAGATGACCTTCCTGTTTTGAACATCAAGCAATTTCTCGTCATCTGTCCTGCTTTGGATTCCGTTCAATGCTGCTGTCGCTTGCTGTAAGCTATCAGGAGCAAGATGGGCATAGCGTTCCGTCTGGCTAATCTGCCTATGACCCAGGTACTCTTTGACTGTATAGAGAGGCACTCCGGCCATCACCAACCAAGAAGCGCATGTGTGACGCAGGCTGTGGAAGACCACCTTCTGCCGGGAATCTTCTATCCCTTTGTTCCAACCCAGGTCCTTGACAGCACGTTCAAAAGAACTGCTCACCTCTTTCTTTTTGCTCCCCTTGCGCGAAGGGAACACAAGGTCGTTTTCCTTGTCCCGCACAAGATCATTTTCCTTGTTTCGCATAAGCTCATTTTCCTGGTCCCGTATAAGCTCACGATTTTTGAACATTTCCAGCACCCGGTCAGTCATGGGCACATGCCGAACATGCCCGTTCTTGGTATGCCTGAGGGTCACAAGCCCCCGGTCAAGGTCAATGTCCTTCCAGGTCAAGCTAAAGATTTCACCTGCACGCGGGCCACAGTGCAGGGCAAGCAAAGCCATGTCATGCAGATCCTGGCTGTACTTGAGCAGTTCATTCAGCAACTTTTCAGCTTCATCATAGGTCAAAAAGCGTATGCGCCGGTTGTCCGCGCTTGGCTTCTTGACTTTCAAGGTTGGATTTTCACCCTGATACAAGCCAAGCATATTTGCATGGTTTATGACTTGTCGAACAATAGCTAAAACATGCTGAATGGTCTTAGGGCTCTTCCCTTTGTCCATCATCTTCTTTTTGATACGTTCCAGATCCAGGGGGGCAATTTTTTTTAAGGGCTTCCCCCCAAGATCAGGCTTGATCCACAAGTTGTAATAACTGACTTCAGTTCTGGAGGTCTGCCTTGCTTTGTGTGCCTCAGCATGGGGCTTGTAGGTGTCATTCCAAAACTGTCCAAAGGTTAGGGCATCCCGTTCTTCCTGCTCTTTTTTGGCTTTCTCTTCCTCTCGTCTGGCCTTGTCCTGATCCCTGGCCTCTGCCAATGTCTGAGCACCCTCACCAAGCCTTTGTGCCCGCTTGAGCTTTGCCCGCTCTTCTGAGGCATTTTCAGCCGTCCATCCATCACTTGCCCACCCCAGAGCCTCCTCATGCTGTTTGCCGTCTAGGGTATAGCGCACAACAAAATACTTATCGTACTGCACGCCATGTTTCCTTGTGGCGTGTTCCCTGTACCGAACCCCTGGATACTTGGTCTTATGCCACTTTGCCATGCATTCCTCACTTAATTTTTTGTCCCTATATTATCCCTAAAAAAGAAGGGAAACAAGATGATTTTAAGTGATCTGAACTGAAAGCAGCATAGCAATAACATACTCTCTTATCAAGTCTTTTTCAAA
This region of Desulfovermiculus halophilus DSM 18834 genomic DNA includes:
- a CDS encoding tyrosine-type recombinase/integrase; the protein is MMDKGKSPKTIQHVLAIVRQVINHANMLGLYQGENPTLKVKKPSADNRRIRFLTYDEAEKLLNELLKYSQDLHDMALLALHCGPRAGEIFSLTWKDIDLDRGLVTLRHTKNGHVRHVPMTDRVLEMFKNRELIRDQENELMRNKENDLVRDKENDLVFPSRKGSKKKEVSSSFERAVKDLGWNKGIEDSRQKVVFHSLRHTCASWLVMAGVPLYTVKEYLGHRQISQTERYAHLAPDSLQQATAALNGIQSRTDDEKLLDVQNRKVIS